The Sulfurimonas aquatica genomic sequence GCGATGAGAGGGCGTGCAATAGATGTACCTAAAAGATACTCACCTTCGTAAATAGCATTTGCTCTAAACATAGGAAATACATAATCTTTTACAAACTCTTCTTGTATGTCAAGAATAAAAATATTTTCAGGCTTTATACCATTGTCAAGTGCTTTTTGACGGGCAGGTTCAACCTCTTCACCTTGACCTAGGTCCGCTGTAAATGTAATAACTTCGGCTTTATATTCATCTTGTAGCCATTTTAAAATAATACTTGTATCTAAACCGCCTGAGTATGCCAGAACAACTTTTTTAACTTCTTTTTTCATATAAAACCTTGTCATTAGAGAAATAATAGTCGTGATTATATCTAAAGATAGGTGAGTATTTACTTATGTAAGGATATTGTGCTTCTTTATATAAGCATAAATAAAGTTAAAAGAGTAGAAATTATGAGAGTGTGAGAGTTAAAAAATTAAGAACTTAAAAGGGCAGCGTTTTACCCTTTTAAGTCAAATAACATTCCTGTTACTTCTTGCATTTTTGGTAAAAAATCAGCAGCTTGTTCTGCTGGGAATCTTCTTATTAACTTACTTGTTTCTGATTCTATTACAGATACATAAAATACATCTTGGGAATCAACACCAAATTTGATATTCGTATTCATAGGCTTCATAGCATTGTTGAGTTGGTCAACTAACTCTTGAACTTGTTCCTTAGAATTTAACTTTTGCGGTGTAGTATTATCTTGACTCTCTTTGACTAAGTCAACCTGTTTAGGTTGTTGTACTTGTTGTTGAACCTGCTGAGTAGCTCTTCCTTGAGTCTCAACTGCAGTTGTTTGGGACTGTTGTTGTCTTGCAACATTTGCTATGCCATCCATGACTTGCTCCTTTTAAAGAATAGATATTATACACAGCATATCGACAAAGAAAAAAATAACTTTAGTAAATCTATAAAGAAATTTAATTTTTTATGAATTTTATGATAATCTTGCACTAATGAAAGAATATATATCCCTCCTGCAAACGCAACCAATCCTTAAACGGCTCTCTTTAATACAACTTATTTCATATTTTGGAGCATGGTTTAGTAATGTTGCAATTTATACACTTTTACTAGACATGGATGTTGCTCCAAGTGTAATCGCTCTTGTCGCAATGCTTCATTTTTTAGCTGGTGTAATTCAAGCGCCTTTTTCAGGTTCCATTATAGATAGTTTCGCTCCAAAAAAGTTGATGCTAACGCTTATATTTACAGAGATAATTGCAACATTTTGTCTTATTTTTGTATCTTCATTATCTGACTTATGGCTTTTATACATACTTATACTTGTTAAAATGGCAGCAGCATCTTTTTACTTTACAACTGAAATGTCGCTACTTCCAAAGTTATTAGATGGGGATAAACTTCAAAAAGCAAATGAGATTCATTCTATTATTTGGTCACTTTCATACACACTAGGTATGGCTCTGAGTGGCTTTGTAGTTTATTGGTTTGGAGTGAAGTTAGCCTTT encodes the following:
- a CDS encoding flagellar protein FlaG; translation: MDGIANVARQQQSQTTAVETQGRATQQVQQQVQQPKQVDLVKESQDNTTPQKLNSKEQVQELVDQLNNAMKPMNTNIKFGVDSQDVFYVSVIESETSKLIRRFPAEQAADFLPKMQEVTGMLFDLKG